From a region of the Trichoderma atroviride chromosome 6, complete sequence genome:
- a CDS encoding uncharacterized protein (EggNog:ENOG41): MAGPGGGPPRRSHTKSRKGCETCKRRHIRCDESFPQCRNCTKHKIRCPYNDVQVPDAGRSTTPDKPDLMWTPEIEVCIAEWQRTGQFPFPSLNIYPAPVAQTLSPEDLRLIHHVSSLYVQLQAFGANNFTLWTRHIPTLIKIGATTPYVMHALLAFSAMHLAFLTDCPLVGSMAFEHKGKALSGLHAAIGSFSRDTSDAILAASLVLSWQATDWRSWTQLMQGTSTVIDAMEPWKHESEFTDFIAESSTFPTAPPSPDPEHRPTQPRKDDIEAYQRTLEQVIKVEAHLKHYKEDTTQMQHLISFLKGSRKISPTLSIAQQFERLQPLRTWLFWVPVGYLQSHQASANSLVAIAHLYTVALLMERLFPEIGAAYFGSLSMTPIEEIARRLMSINVASTVKGTYQTPLTLMEFPINTVSEFRSRMGWMSPQRTPSFPTFHPPNFHHLEEVPPMIPATESYMPYGNPAFSYSAEEMPMLNSPAAPAPHGSLSPLVISSPYPHQQYLNVPSPSFGGAYSPASSTFEASIAYSDSEEYGAYDMQSFPPGQSPVFEDAHYSSSYGVGFVTPQQPVWI; the protein is encoded by the exons ATGGCTGGCCCTGGCGGTGGTCCTCCTCGTCGCAG TCACACCAAGTCTCGCAAAGGCTGTGAAACGTG CAAGCGTCGCCACATCCGTTGTGATGAGAGCTTTCCTCAATG CCGCAACTGCACCAAGCACAAGATCCGCTGCCCGTACAACGATGTGCAGGTTCCTGATGCAGGTCGCTCAACCACGCCGGACAAGCCCGATCTCATGTGGACTCCCGAAATCGAAGTCTGCATTGCCGAATGGCAGAGGACCGGCCAGTTCCCCTTTCCATCGCTCAACATTTATCCAGCTCCCGTGGCGCAGACCCTTTCCCCCGAGGATCTCCGGTTGATTCACCACGTTTCCTCGCTGTACGTTCAGCTGCAGGCTTTTGGCGCCAACAACTTCACTTTGTGGACGCGTCACATCCCGAC CCTGATAAAAATCGGAGCCACCACTCCCTATGTGATGCATGCGCTGTTGGCATTTTCCGCCATGCACCTGGCCTTCTTGACCGATTGCCCTCTCGTCGGCAGCATGGCTTTCGAGCATAAGGGTAAAGCCTTGAGCGGCCTACACGCGGCCATTGGCTCATTCTCTCGCGATACGTCTGACGCTATCCTTGCGGCATCTCTGGTGCTGTCGTGGCAGGCCACGGATTG GCGCAGCTGGACCCAGCTTATGCAGGGTACTTCGACG GTGATTGATGCTATGGAGCCATGGAAGCATGAGTCTGAGTTCACGGACTTCATTGCTGAGAGCAGCACGTTCCCAACCGCTCCTCCTTCCCCGGACCCTGAGCATAGGCCCACCCAGCCGCGTAAGGACGACATTGAGGCCTATCAGCGAACCCTCGAGCAAGTCATCAAGGTGGAAGCTCATCTGAAGCACTACAAGGAAGACACCACTCAGATGCAGCACTTGATCAGCTTTCTCAAGGGTTCTCGTAAGATCAGCCCCACTCTTTCCATTGCCCAACAGTTTGAGCGCCTCCAGCCCCTGAGGACTTGGCTTTTCTGGGTTCCAGTCGGATACCTCCAGTCTCACCAGGCCTCTGCCAACTCCCTGGTCGCCATCGCTCACCTGTACACTGTGGCTTTGTTGATGGAGCGTCTCTTTCCCGAGATTGGTGCGGCCTACTTTGGCAGCCTATCCATGACCCCCATCGAGGAGATTGCCCGGCGGCTCATGTCCATCAACGTTGCGAGCACTGTCAAGGGCACTTACCAGACCCCGCTCACGCTCATGGAATTTCCCATTAATACCGTCAGTGAGTTCCGGTCTCGCATGGGCTGGATGAGTCCGCAGAGGACCCCTTCGTTCCCCACGTTCCATCCTCCCAACTTCCATCATCTGGAGGAGGTGCCACCGATGATCCCCGCAACGGAGTCCTACATGCCATATGGGAACCCGGCTTTCAGCTACAGCGCTGAGGAGATGCCAATGCTCAACAGCCCTGCCGCGCCTGCTCCCCATGGGTCGCTCAGTCCGCTGGTCATCTCGTCTCCCTATCCTCACCAGCAGTATCTGAATGtcccttctccatcctttGGTGGCGCCTACAGCCCGGCATCGTCAACCTTTGAGGCCTCCATTGCATACAGTGATTCGGAAGAGTATGGTGCGTATGACATGCAAAGCTTTCCTCCTGGCCAATCGCCCGTTTTCGAGGATGCGCACTACAGCAGTAGCTACGGCGTCGGGTTCGTTACTCCCCAGCAGCCCGTGTGGATCTAG